One Xenopus tropicalis strain Nigerian chromosome 8, UCB_Xtro_10.0, whole genome shotgun sequence genomic window carries:
- the LOC100497039 gene encoding selection and upkeep of intraepithelial T-cells protein 2 — protein EVGLRGEFGRVAVAQLVSDSSARGFRSSVSGFGSDSVPVPLGPYTHSHLLIRFQVSSTPSVSVALGSDVLLPCTLTPEKNGEKMEIRWFKKIFQPYVHLYINGKDDYTAQMPQFANRTELLKENITRGIFPLKIHKVTAEDSGEYYCYVESSDHHSMAAVQLQVTAVGTVPVISITNDNVSCESRDWNPKPHLTWTDNEGNKINSSMVEVLRDENNLYYILSIIQQPSASNITCTVSNSINHCSDTRQIRGLEHSQTSRGTHSRVYVIGASFLLIFCICFLLRSLANGTLHTEASYSPA, from the exons GAAGTGGGGCTTCGCGGTGAGTTTGGAAGAGTTGCAGTAGCGCAGTTAGTGTCGGACAGTTCTGCCCGGGGATTCAGGAGCTCGGTTTCCGGGTTCGGAAGTGACAGTGTGCCGGTACCGCTGGGCCCCTATACGCACTCACATCTGCTCA TCAGGTTTCAGGTCTCATCAACACCATCAGTATCTGTGGCGCTTGGGTCAGATGTGCTGTTACCTTGTACTCTGACTCCTGAGAAGAATGGAGAGAAGATGGAAATCCGTTGGTTTAAAAAGATATTCCAGCCCTATGTTCATCTTTATATTAATGGGAAAGATGATTACACAGCCCAGATGCCACAGTTTGCTAACAGAACAGAACTGCTAAAAGAGAACATCACTAGgggaattttccctttaaagatccATAAAGTCACAGCTGAGGATTCTGGGGAATATTATTGTTATGTTGAGTCCAGTGACCATCACAGCATGGCAGCAGTACAGCTACAGGTTACTG CCGTTGGAACTGTGCCGGTTATTTCGATTACTAATGACAATGTTTCTTGTGAGTCCCGTGATTGGAATCCAAAACCTCATCTGACATGGACTGATAACGAGGGAAACAAAATAAACTCCTCTATGGTGGAAGTGTTGAGAGATgagaataatttatattatatcctCAGTATTATCCAGCAACCAAGTGCTTCAAACATCACTTGTACTGTCTCCAATTCTATAAACCACTGCAGTGATACCAGGCAGATCAGAG GATTGGAACATTCACAAACATCCAGGGGTACTCACAGTCGCGTTTATGTAATCGGTGCCAGCTTTCTGTTGATTTTCTGCATTTGCTTTCTATTGAGGAGTCTGG CAAATGGAACCCTACACACAGAAGCTTCTTATTCTCCAGCCTGA